One stretch of Streptomyces zhihengii DNA includes these proteins:
- a CDS encoding DNA-binding protein NsdB — translation MSGEPNTRLSDLFGLAGWSKGELARLVNRQAAAMGHPQLATDTSRVRRWIDMGESPRDPVPKVLAALFTERLGRVVTIEDLGFARSGRTGRRRDVQGGSDNPDGLPWAPDRTAAVLTEFTGMDLMLNRRGLVGAGAALAAGSALSSAMHDWLGSDPATQPPVRNSELLHADSAGYDRYEAAPIGSLEIDALERSVEVFRAWDAARGGGLQRKAVVGQLNEVGGMLAYRHPDHLQRRLWGVAANLAVLAGWMSHDVGLEPTAQKYFVIAAHAAREGGDRPRAGEALSRAARQMVHLGRPDDALDLMKLARTGSGEQTLPRTQAMLHTIEAWAQASMGHGQAMRRTLGEAEDLFVSDKSDVPPPSWMQLFDEADMHGMQALAYRTLADHDPSVAGIAQRHARQALQLREGGRQRSKIFDYISLASACFIADDPEQADRYARLALVSMGETSSHRTWDRLREMYRLTGQYAGYAKIEDLREEIQLAMPPQAASKPRRTDT, via the coding sequence GTGAGCGGTGAACCCAACACCCGCCTGAGCGACCTGTTCGGCCTGGCCGGCTGGTCCAAGGGCGAACTCGCGAGACTCGTGAACCGGCAGGCGGCAGCCATGGGGCATCCGCAGCTGGCGACCGACACCTCGCGTGTGCGGCGCTGGATCGACATGGGGGAGTCCCCCCGCGATCCGGTGCCCAAGGTGCTGGCGGCACTGTTCACCGAGCGGCTCGGTCGTGTCGTGACCATCGAGGACCTCGGGTTCGCACGGAGCGGACGAACAGGCAGGCGGCGGGACGTACAGGGCGGCAGTGACAACCCTGACGGACTGCCGTGGGCGCCCGACCGTACGGCTGCGGTCCTCACCGAATTCACGGGAATGGACCTCATGCTCAACCGACGCGGCCTGGTGGGCGCGGGCGCGGCACTCGCCGCGGGCTCCGCGCTCAGCAGCGCCATGCACGACTGGCTGGGGAGCGACCCCGCCACCCAGCCCCCCGTCCGCAACTCCGAGCTCCTGCACGCCGACTCCGCCGGGTACGACCGCTACGAGGCCGCCCCCATCGGGTCGCTGGAGATCGACGCGCTGGAGCGCTCCGTCGAGGTGTTCCGCGCCTGGGACGCCGCCCGCGGGGGCGGACTCCAGCGCAAGGCGGTGGTCGGCCAGCTCAACGAGGTGGGCGGCATGCTCGCCTACCGCCACCCCGACCACCTCCAGCGGCGCCTGTGGGGCGTCGCCGCCAACCTCGCCGTGCTCGCCGGCTGGATGTCCCACGACGTCGGCCTCGAACCCACCGCCCAGAAGTACTTCGTCATCGCGGCCCACGCCGCGCGCGAGGGCGGCGACCGTCCGCGCGCCGGCGAGGCCCTGTCCCGGGCGGCGCGCCAGATGGTCCACCTGGGCCGCCCGGACGACGCCCTGGACCTGATGAAGCTCGCCAGGACCGGCTCGGGCGAACAGACCCTGCCGCGGACCCAGGCGATGCTGCACACCATCGAGGCGTGGGCGCAGGCGTCCATGGGCCACGGCCAGGCGATGCGCCGGACGCTCGGCGAGGCGGAGGACCTCTTCGTCTCCGACAAGTCCGACGTGCCGCCGCCGAGTTGGATGCAGCTCTTCGACGAGGCGGACATGCACGGCATGCAGGCGCTGGCCTACCGCACCCTCGCCGACCACGACCCCTCGGTCGCCGGCATCGCCCAGCGGCACGCCCGGCAGGCGCTGCAACTGCGCGAGGGCGGACGGCAGCGCTCGAAGATCTTCGACTACATCTCGCTGGCCTCGGCCTGCTTCATCGCGGACGATCCCGAACAGGCGGACCGCTACGCCCGCCTGGCCCTGGTGTCGATGGGGGAGACCTCCTCGCACCGGACCTGGGACCGGCTGCGCGAGATGTACCGGCTGACCGGGCAGTACGCGGGCTACGCGAAGATCGAGGACCTGCGCGAGGAGATCCAGCTGGCGATGCCGCCGCAGGCGGCGTCCAAGCCCCGGCGCACGGACACCTGA